The following proteins are co-located in the Sandaracinaceae bacterium genome:
- a CDS encoding COX15/CtaA family protein, with amino-acid sequence MLRRFAWGTLVLNLGVILWGAFVRATGSGAGCGSHWPTCNGEVVPRAASVETMIELTHRLTSGLALIAVLVMTVLAFRRRPKGHPMRPAAVASLVFILLEAAIGAGIVLLEHVADDASVARVYWMGAHLVNTFLLVGALGLTAWLSPEDAKRPRLAGQGAVPLAIGAALVAILLVGVTGAVTALGDTLFPAGSLTEGIAEDFSATAHFLVRLRIWHPIAAALSGLFIVTTAVVVALRRPSPETRRLALFVVGLFLAQIAGGFLNLALLAPVWMQLVHLLMADLLWLAVVLLGASALAQPAVAAAPRAEPALTSA; translated from the coding sequence ATGCTGCGCCGCTTCGCGTGGGGAACGCTGGTCCTGAACCTGGGGGTGATCCTCTGGGGCGCCTTCGTGCGCGCGACGGGCTCGGGCGCGGGGTGCGGCTCGCACTGGCCGACCTGCAACGGCGAGGTCGTGCCGCGCGCCGCGAGCGTCGAGACGATGATCGAGCTGACGCACCGCCTCACCAGTGGCCTCGCGCTCATCGCGGTGCTCGTCATGACGGTGCTCGCCTTCCGGCGGCGACCGAAGGGCCACCCCATGCGCCCGGCCGCGGTGGCGTCGCTCGTGTTCATCCTGCTCGAGGCGGCCATCGGGGCCGGCATCGTGCTGCTCGAGCACGTGGCGGACGACGCCTCGGTGGCTCGCGTCTACTGGATGGGCGCGCACCTCGTGAACACCTTCCTGCTCGTCGGCGCGCTCGGGCTCACCGCCTGGCTCAGCCCCGAGGACGCGAAGCGGCCGCGGCTCGCCGGGCAGGGCGCGGTCCCGCTCGCGATCGGCGCCGCGCTCGTCGCCATCTTGCTGGTGGGCGTCACGGGGGCCGTGACCGCGCTCGGCGACACGCTCTTCCCGGCGGGCAGCCTCACGGAGGGCATCGCGGAGGACTTCTCGGCCACCGCGCACTTCCTGGTGCGGCTCCGGATCTGGCACCCCATCGCGGCCGCGCTCAGCGGGCTCTTCATCGTGACGACCGCGGTCGTCGTGGCGCTCCGGCGCCCGAGCCCCGAGACCAGGCGGCTCGCGCTCTTCGTGGTGGGCCTGTTCCTGGCGCAGATCGCGGGCGGGTTCCTCAACCTCGCGCTCCTCGCGCCGGTGTGGATGCAGCTGGTGCACCTGCTGATGGCGGACCTGCTCTGGCTGGCCGTGGTGCTGCTCGGGGCGAGCGCGCTGGCTCAGCCCGCCGTCGCCGCGGCGCCGCGCGCCGAGCCCGCGCTCACTTCCGCTTGA
- a CDS encoding efflux RND transporter periplasmic adaptor subunit, whose product MSDSETSKPRSNKSKRRSLLKWIKRSLWIAAALGLLAMIVVAFLPKPVLVDVVEVERGALRVTVDEDGRSRVSDRYVLSAPLTGNLGRIELDPGDDVGEGEVIARLVPLARPLMDAQSRAEAEARVAAAAAQLRQARASVERGRAALAFADTQVGRQRQLMARGTVAQVALDRAELEHRSRREEVTSAEFGVRVAAHQLEMARAALGRFDDGANAGEQMEVTSPIEGQVLRLLHESAGVVQAGTPLVELGDPSHLEIAVDVLTSDAVQITPGQRVIVERWGGDSLEGHVRLIEPSAFTRTSALGVEEQRINVVIDLDSPRDEWRRLGDGYRVETQIVIWEADDALKVPANAVFRHDGGWAVYAIVDGVARLTSVETGRRNGLEVEVIGGLEEGARLVAHPSDQVSDGVPVEGR is encoded by the coding sequence ATGTCGGACAGTGAGACATCGAAGCCGCGATCGAACAAGAGCAAGCGACGTTCGCTGCTCAAGTGGATCAAGCGCTCGCTCTGGATCGCGGCCGCGCTGGGGCTGCTCGCGATGATCGTCGTGGCGTTCCTGCCGAAGCCCGTGCTCGTCGACGTGGTCGAGGTCGAGCGCGGCGCGCTGCGGGTGACGGTCGACGAGGACGGGCGCTCGCGGGTGAGCGATCGCTACGTGCTCAGCGCACCGCTCACCGGGAACCTCGGGCGGATCGAGCTCGACCCGGGCGACGACGTGGGGGAGGGCGAGGTGATCGCGCGGCTCGTCCCGCTGGCCCGCCCGCTCATGGACGCGCAGTCGCGCGCGGAGGCCGAGGCTCGCGTGGCTGCCGCCGCCGCGCAGCTCCGTCAGGCCCGCGCCTCCGTCGAGCGAGGGCGCGCGGCCCTCGCGTTCGCGGACACGCAGGTGGGCCGTCAGCGTCAGCTCATGGCGCGCGGCACGGTCGCGCAGGTGGCGCTCGATCGGGCGGAGCTCGAGCATCGGAGCCGACGCGAGGAGGTCACCAGCGCGGAGTTCGGGGTTCGCGTCGCCGCGCATCAACTCGAGATGGCGCGCGCCGCGCTCGGGCGCTTCGACGACGGAGCCAACGCGGGCGAGCAGATGGAGGTGACCTCGCCCATCGAGGGTCAGGTGCTCCGCCTCCTCCACGAGAGCGCGGGCGTCGTGCAGGCCGGCACGCCGCTGGTGGAGCTGGGCGATCCCTCGCACCTGGAGATCGCGGTCGACGTGCTGACGAGCGACGCGGTGCAGATCACGCCCGGCCAGCGCGTGATCGTCGAGCGCTGGGGGGGCGACTCGCTCGAAGGCCACGTGCGCTTGATCGAGCCGAGCGCGTTCACCCGGACGAGCGCGCTCGGGGTCGAGGAGCAGCGCATCAACGTCGTGATCGATCTCGACAGTCCGCGAGACGAGTGGCGTCGCCTCGGGGACGGCTACCGGGTCGAGACCCAGATCGTGATCTGGGAAGCCGACGACGCGCTGAAGGTGCCGGCCAACGCCGTCTTCCGGCACGACGGTGGCTGGGCCGTGTACGCGATCGTCGACGGCGTGGCGAGGCTCACCTCGGTCGAGACCGGGCGCCGCAACGGGCTCGAGGTGGAGGTCATCGGCGGGCTGGAGGAGGGCGCGCGGCTGGTCGCGCATCCTTCGGATCAGGTCAGCGACGGTGTCCCTGTCGAGGGGCGCTGA
- a CDS encoding (Fe-S)-binding protein, which produces MSPIAMTLVFVVFLGAFAWSAVRRWRLMRVGQEEPRFSLKTLRELNERIRLVLVYALGQKKMPNNERYRLAGIAHIGIFVAFQVLLLNSVILWIRGYDADFDLFAWGAGLTGGRPVWDGLAVLYSFVKEMSAFAAILGAAYFVYLRVGPKPRRMSFGAEGLVILGIIITMMIADYIYVGGDLARAARAQGVAPGWTWYEPFGSAFAMAFYGLGLDAIVFFEHLGFWYHATWVLAFLNLLPYSKHFHIITVLPNIFAGNTEPKGKLPDIADLEGKIENDEPIGVTRPEHLTWKHVLDLYTCTECGRCSDNCPAYTTGKKLSPKHYTLAIRDHMYDLEPYYLGTGGIERPDVIPDSQNLFVHGDPPEGYNRVLSPVDLIGDVIHPEVIWACTTCRACEEMCPVNISYVDKIVEMRRAEMMIKNEFPHDLTKMFQGIEVNGNPWNLPAMDRGNWTSGLEAGGRPLEVPLVADKPDAEVLYWVGCAANYDDSAKKTARAVAKLLHHAGVDFAIMGSEATCTGDPARRAGNEYLFQMLAEQNVETLNGYGAAGKTVITACPHCFNTLSNEYPSFGGQYDVVHHTDFLNGLIVAGKLNPTKRVDATVAYHDSCYLGRYNSIYESPREVLQSIPGVKLVEPEYWNKSKGLCCGAGGAQMWKEEEPGEQRVNTKRTLQLLDTGADTIASACPFCMTMLTDGIAGEERSEDVAQLDIAQLLERAIDFEEAPAIVDAAE; this is translated from the coding sequence ATGAGCCCGATCGCGATGACCCTCGTCTTCGTCGTCTTCCTCGGCGCGTTCGCCTGGTCGGCGGTGCGTCGCTGGCGCCTGATGCGCGTCGGCCAGGAAGAGCCGAGGTTCTCCCTGAAGACGCTGCGTGAGCTGAACGAGCGGATCCGGCTGGTGCTGGTCTACGCGCTCGGCCAGAAGAAGATGCCCAACAACGAGCGCTACCGCCTGGCGGGCATCGCGCACATCGGCATCTTCGTCGCGTTCCAGGTCTTGCTGCTCAACAGCGTGATCCTGTGGATCCGCGGCTACGACGCGGACTTCGATCTCTTCGCGTGGGGCGCCGGCCTCACGGGTGGTCGCCCGGTCTGGGACGGGCTCGCCGTCCTCTACTCGTTCGTCAAGGAGATGTCGGCGTTCGCGGCGATCCTCGGCGCGGCCTACTTCGTCTACCTGCGCGTCGGTCCCAAGCCGCGCCGGATGAGCTTCGGCGCAGAGGGCCTGGTCATCCTCGGCATCATCATCACGATGATGATCGCCGACTACATCTACGTCGGCGGCGACCTCGCCCGCGCGGCGCGCGCCCAGGGCGTGGCGCCTGGTTGGACCTGGTACGAGCCCTTCGGCTCCGCCTTCGCGATGGCGTTCTACGGCCTCGGGCTCGACGCGATCGTCTTCTTCGAGCACCTCGGCTTCTGGTACCACGCCACCTGGGTCCTCGCGTTCCTGAACCTGCTCCCGTACTCGAAGCACTTCCACATCATCACGGTGCTCCCCAACATCTTCGCGGGGAACACCGAGCCCAAGGGCAAGCTCCCGGACATCGCCGACCTCGAGGGCAAGATCGAGAACGACGAGCCCATCGGCGTCACCCGGCCCGAGCACCTGACCTGGAAGCACGTGCTCGACCTGTACACGTGCACGGAGTGTGGTCGCTGCAGCGACAACTGCCCCGCTTACACGACGGGCAAGAAGCTCAGCCCCAAGCACTACACGCTCGCCATCCGCGACCACATGTACGACCTCGAGCCGTACTACCTCGGCACGGGCGGCATCGAGCGCCCGGACGTGATCCCGGACAGCCAGAACCTCTTCGTGCACGGGGATCCGCCCGAGGGCTACAACCGCGTGCTCTCGCCGGTCGATCTCATCGGCGACGTGATCCACCCCGAGGTGATCTGGGCCTGCACCACGTGCCGCGCCTGCGAGGAGATGTGCCCGGTCAACATCTCCTACGTCGACAAGATCGTCGAGATGCGCCGCGCCGAGATGATGATCAAGAACGAGTTCCCGCACGATCTGACGAAGATGTTCCAGGGCATCGAGGTCAACGGGAACCCGTGGAACCTGCCCGCGATGGACCGCGGCAACTGGACGTCGGGGCTCGAGGCGGGCGGCCGTCCGCTCGAGGTGCCGCTCGTGGCCGACAAGCCCGACGCGGAGGTCCTCTACTGGGTCGGCTGCGCGGCCAACTACGACGACTCGGCCAAGAAGACGGCGCGCGCGGTGGCGAAGCTGCTGCATCACGCGGGCGTCGACTTCGCCATCATGGGCTCCGAGGCGACGTGCACGGGTGACCCGGCGCGGCGGGCCGGCAACGAGTACCTCTTCCAGATGCTCGCCGAGCAGAACGTCGAGACCCTCAACGGCTACGGCGCGGCGGGCAAGACGGTCATCACCGCCTGCCCCCACTGCTTCAACACGCTCTCCAACGAGTACCCGAGCTTCGGTGGGCAGTACGACGTCGTGCACCACACCGACTTCCTCAACGGCCTCATCGTGGCGGGCAAGCTCAACCCCACCAAGCGCGTCGACGCGACCGTCGCCTATCACGACAGCTGCTACCTCGGCCGCTACAACTCCATCTACGAGAGCCCCCGCGAGGTGCTCCAGTCCATCCCGGGCGTGAAGCTCGTCGAGCCCGAGTACTGGAACAAGTCCAAGGGCCTCTGCTGCGGCGCGGGCGGCGCGCAGATGTGGAAGGAGGAGGAGCCGGGCGAGCAGCGCGTCAACACCAAGCGCACGCTCCAGCTCCTCGACACCGGCGCCGACACCATCGCCAGCGCCTGCCCCTTCTGCATGACCATGCTCACCGACGGCATCGCCGGCGAGGAGCGCAGCGAGGACGTCGCGCAGCTCGACATCGCCCAGCTCCTCGAGCGCGCCATCGACTTCGAAGAAGCCCCCGCGATCGTCGACGCCGCGGAGTAG
- a CDS encoding tetratricopeptide repeat protein: protein MRQLAFAICILAASSTAAAQDDESAGRRAFRLGQAHYENGEFAEAAVQFEEAYRLSGRARLLYNAYLAYRDMQDLPNSARTLRQFLAEGDDLTAAERDQLQARLAAIERAMADQTAVAPEATPPPQREAPAEPAPPETVTADTETQPAPASATGGGFSPSPVGFIVAGGGAALLVGAIITGVMSSGDLSTLEDRCPMDRCPDDPELRDAQSRGATLATVTDVLWVSGVVAMAAGVTLIFVLQDDSVSATAGMACTPEGCFGSVRGSF, encoded by the coding sequence ATGCGGCAACTCGCGTTCGCGATCTGCATCCTCGCGGCGTCTTCGACCGCCGCGGCGCAGGACGACGAGTCCGCCGGCCGGCGCGCGTTCCGGCTCGGCCAGGCGCACTACGAGAACGGCGAGTTCGCGGAGGCCGCCGTCCAGTTCGAGGAGGCCTACCGGCTCTCGGGGCGGGCCCGGCTCCTCTACAACGCCTACCTCGCCTACCGCGACATGCAGGACCTGCCCAACTCGGCCCGCACCCTGCGGCAGTTCCTGGCCGAGGGCGACGACCTGACCGCGGCCGAGCGCGACCAGCTCCAGGCGCGGCTGGCCGCGATCGAGCGGGCGATGGCCGACCAGACCGCGGTCGCGCCCGAGGCGACGCCGCCTCCCCAGCGCGAGGCGCCCGCCGAGCCTGCGCCGCCGGAGACCGTGACCGCGGACACCGAGACACAGCCGGCTCCGGCGAGCGCGACGGGCGGCGGCTTCTCGCCCTCCCCCGTCGGGTTCATCGTCGCGGGCGGCGGCGCCGCGCTGCTGGTCGGGGCCATCATCACGGGCGTCATGTCGAGCGGCGACCTCTCCACCCTGGAGGACCGCTGCCCGATGGATCGCTGCCCCGACGACCCGGAGCTGCGGGACGCCCAGAGCCGCGGCGCCACGCTGGCCACCGTCACCGACGTGCTCTGGGTCAGCGGCGTGGTCGCGATGGCCGCGGGCGTGACCTTGATCTTCGTCCTCCAGGACGACTCGGTTTCGGCGACCGCGGGCATGGCCTGCACGCCGGAGGGCTGCTTCGGCAGCGTGCGAGGGAGCTTCTGA
- the grxD gene encoding Grx4 family monothiol glutaredoxin has protein sequence MSVEERIQRLVEEHDVVLFMKGTRRAPQCGFSARVCDILDEFLDDYATIDVLADPTMREGVKSFSNWPTIPQLYVHSKFIGGSDIVHEMTKSGELAEVLGTKRIELSTPEISMSKSAENAFLRFWDAEGDTEEPVVRLTIGSNWEPLLDLDQQREGDVVLDMGELDLVMTRSTAKRANGVSIDFVEKGGSAGFKVDNPNVPPMVNQLTVGELETWIESGKPHLLLDCRTVEERATAKIEPSVMLDEDMRGKIADLDKKQTIVTYCHHGMRSQQAASHLLSMGFEDVHNLQGGIDAWSLHVDPEVPRY, from the coding sequence ATGAGCGTCGAGGAGCGAATTCAGCGGTTGGTCGAAGAACACGACGTCGTGCTGTTCATGAAGGGCACGCGGCGCGCGCCGCAGTGCGGCTTCTCGGCCCGCGTGTGCGACATCCTGGACGAGTTCCTCGATGACTACGCGACCATCGACGTGCTCGCGGACCCGACCATGCGGGAGGGCGTGAAGTCCTTCAGCAACTGGCCGACCATCCCGCAGCTCTACGTGCACAGCAAGTTCATCGGCGGCTCCGACATCGTGCACGAGATGACCAAGAGCGGCGAGCTCGCGGAGGTGCTCGGCACCAAGCGCATCGAGCTGTCGACGCCGGAGATCTCGATGTCGAAGTCCGCGGAGAACGCGTTCCTGCGCTTCTGGGACGCCGAGGGCGACACCGAGGAGCCGGTCGTCCGGCTCACCATCGGCTCGAACTGGGAGCCGCTGCTCGACCTCGACCAGCAGCGCGAGGGCGACGTCGTGCTCGACATGGGCGAGCTGGATCTCGTCATGACCCGCAGCACGGCCAAGCGCGCCAACGGCGTGTCGATCGACTTCGTCGAGAAGGGCGGCTCGGCCGGCTTCAAGGTCGACAACCCCAACGTGCCCCCGATGGTCAACCAGCTCACGGTGGGTGAGCTCGAGACGTGGATCGAGAGCGGCAAGCCGCACCTGCTGCTCGACTGCCGGACGGTCGAGGAGCGCGCCACGGCGAAGATCGAGCCGTCGGTGATGCTCGACGAAGACATGCGCGGCAAGATCGCCGACCTCGACAAGAAGCAGACCATCGTCACCTACTGCCACCACGGCATGCGCAGCCAGCAGGCGGCGTCGCATCTGCTGTCGATGGGCTTCGAGGACGTGCACAACCTCCAGGGCGGCATCGACGCCTGGTCGCTCCACGTGGATCCCGAGGTCCCGCGCTACTAG
- a CDS encoding PEGA domain-containing protein, with protein sequence MSARWFLIPGLLLLAAPAAAQVGVEASAEVEAQGGVEASAEVGADAAVEASAETSAETTSAQGAAPPPGRAQRRPPPPIMVLVVPARRVPDAVSASASAALVTQLEAMSGGRPVLAVGAQAQAMIDAIAACEDDACVGALLAEAGAQAGAVLRLSRSRRGVSASLELRDPVSGTLRHEPIEGELPRTEDGVAEALASLSAELEGSMPSPPPPPATLLVTVNVDGAAVELDGTEIGESPVAAVEVADGDHTIVVRADGYNIERRSTRVAPGARARVDVTLTEVGAVSQLTGEAPDPDNPWAQPSEGEGELTEQWWFWTAIGGGAALLLGVAIIIGVAASDQGPPPEPPDPTGIMLPPIMGGF encoded by the coding sequence ATGTCAGCCAGATGGTTCCTCATCCCGGGCCTGCTCCTGCTCGCCGCGCCCGCCGCGGCGCAGGTCGGCGTCGAGGCGAGCGCCGAGGTCGAAGCGCAGGGCGGCGTCGAGGCGAGCGCCGAGGTCGGCGCCGACGCCGCGGTCGAGGCCAGCGCGGAGACGAGCGCGGAGACGACGTCGGCGCAGGGAGCTGCCCCTCCCCCCGGACGCGCCCAGCGCCGGCCCCCGCCGCCCATCATGGTCCTCGTCGTCCCGGCCCGCCGGGTGCCCGACGCGGTCAGCGCCTCCGCCTCGGCCGCGCTGGTCACCCAGCTCGAGGCCATGAGCGGCGGCCGCCCCGTGCTCGCGGTCGGCGCCCAGGCCCAGGCGATGATCGACGCGATCGCCGCCTGCGAGGACGACGCGTGCGTCGGCGCGCTGCTCGCCGAGGCGGGCGCGCAAGCCGGCGCGGTGCTCCGCCTCTCGCGCAGCCGCCGCGGGGTCAGCGCCAGCCTCGAGCTCCGAGACCCGGTCAGCGGCACGCTGCGGCACGAGCCGATCGAGGGCGAGCTCCCCCGCACCGAAGACGGCGTGGCCGAGGCGCTCGCGTCGCTCAGCGCAGAGCTCGAGGGCTCGATGCCCAGCCCGCCGCCCCCGCCGGCCACCCTGCTCGTGACGGTCAACGTCGACGGCGCGGCGGTCGAGCTCGACGGGACCGAGATCGGCGAGAGCCCGGTCGCGGCGGTGGAGGTGGCGGACGGTGACCACACGATCGTGGTGCGCGCCGACGGGTACAACATCGAGCGGCGCTCCACGCGGGTCGCCCCCGGCGCGCGCGCGCGCGTCGACGTGACGCTGACGGAGGTCGGCGCGGTCTCGCAGCTCACCGGCGAGGCGCCCGACCCGGACAACCCGTGGGCGCAGCCGAGCGAAGGCGAAGGCGAGCTGACCGAGCAGTGGTGGTTCTGGACCGCCATCGGAGGCGGCGCCGCGCTCCTCCTCGGCGTCGCGATCATCATCGGCGTCGCCGCCTCCGACCAGGGGCCGCCGCCCGAGCCGCCGGACCCGACCGGCATCATGCTTCCGCCGATCATGGGAGGGTTCTGA
- the fliO gene encoding flagellar biosynthetic protein FliO has translation MSVFLQSGVPGGYGVALLQTLLALAAVCILAWVVLKWSSRRGLGLSGRRVKVIERVPLDGRRSLYLIEVAGRVLLVGAGDQGAPSVLAEIDPEELPELPEPQPLSDLVAKLKRK, from the coding sequence ATGAGCGTGTTCCTCCAGTCGGGGGTGCCCGGCGGCTACGGCGTCGCGCTCCTGCAGACGCTCCTCGCGCTCGCCGCGGTGTGCATCCTCGCCTGGGTGGTCTTGAAGTGGAGCAGCCGGCGCGGGCTCGGTCTGTCCGGGCGGCGCGTGAAGGTCATCGAGCGCGTGCCGCTCGACGGGCGCCGCTCGCTCTATCTCATCGAGGTCGCGGGCCGCGTGCTCCTCGTGGGGGCGGGGGACCAGGGCGCGCCGAGCGTGCTCGCGGAGATCGACCCGGAGGAGCTGCCGGAGCTGCCCGAGCCCCAGCCGCTGTCGGACCTGGTCGCGAAGCTCAAGCGGAAGTGA
- a CDS encoding ATP-binding protein, whose product MRWLSVGVPPVLLLQAASQHFVYELPGAALALGLAAAPIAFTHAVTRRFSVEVGFQFFASLLIGAIALTSFFRGGFFLLIGLWMLLPPFGALLLGLRKAGIFWGAAVVAIEISLFLLERAGLTPPRVETPQLLALVNLSTMAAILIGPAAYGIRNLEIRQRVLAETERELARERRLESLGRFAGGVAHDLNNLLAVIRASAEYLRPEQESQLEAREDILEAVTRGAELTGGLLALAREEDRTGEPTDLGRALPRVAALARRLLPRSVKLEVGDVAGGWIDVGSGALDRAILNLCSNARDAMPDGGTIRLESDIVFLDGSGSPPALRERPGRYARIRVVDDGHGMDTETRGKIFEPFFSTKAASRTGTGLGLASVAALVAEVRGAVEVDSEPGRGTRLSLFLPLMARAPRTNKSTHERHDLAARVTGLSIWVAEDDAALRRGLARLLGAVGARVRQVDRSADLDPSGVDVLLCALDLAGGGGVAFAQQLLSRKPTLRVVFLSGQAVERAIAGVRVLPKPCSRESLLEAVVGEAVRSTARTG is encoded by the coding sequence ATGCGCTGGCTCTCCGTCGGCGTGCCCCCGGTGCTCCTCCTGCAAGCCGCGTCGCAGCACTTCGTCTACGAGCTGCCCGGCGCCGCGCTCGCGCTCGGGCTCGCCGCCGCGCCGATCGCGTTCACGCACGCGGTCACGCGGCGCTTCTCGGTCGAGGTCGGCTTCCAGTTCTTCGCCTCGCTCCTCATCGGCGCCATCGCGCTGACCAGCTTCTTCCGGGGCGGGTTCTTCCTGCTCATCGGGCTCTGGATGCTGCTGCCCCCCTTCGGGGCGTTGCTCCTCGGCCTGCGCAAAGCGGGGATCTTCTGGGGCGCGGCCGTCGTCGCCATCGAGATCTCGCTCTTCCTGCTGGAGCGCGCGGGGCTGACCCCCCCTCGCGTCGAGACGCCCCAGCTGCTGGCCCTCGTCAACCTCTCCACCATGGCCGCGATCCTGATCGGCCCGGCGGCGTACGGGATCCGAAACCTGGAGATCCGCCAGCGCGTGCTCGCCGAGACGGAGCGAGAGCTGGCGCGGGAGCGGCGCCTCGAGTCGCTCGGGCGGTTCGCGGGCGGGGTGGCCCACGACCTCAACAACCTGCTCGCCGTCATCCGCGCGAGCGCCGAGTACCTGCGCCCGGAGCAAGAGAGTCAGCTCGAGGCCAGAGAGGACATCCTCGAGGCGGTCACCCGCGGCGCCGAGCTGACGGGAGGCCTGCTGGCGCTCGCCCGCGAGGAGGACCGGACGGGGGAGCCCACGGACCTCGGTCGGGCGCTGCCGCGGGTGGCCGCGCTCGCGAGGCGTCTCCTCCCGCGCAGCGTGAAGCTCGAGGTCGGCGATGTCGCCGGGGGCTGGATCGACGTCGGGTCCGGCGCTCTCGATAGGGCCATCCTCAACCTCTGCTCGAACGCGCGCGACGCGATGCCCGACGGCGGCACGATCCGACTCGAGAGCGACATCGTGTTCCTGGACGGCTCGGGCTCTCCACCGGCGCTGCGTGAGCGACCTGGCCGATACGCGCGGATCCGCGTGGTGGACGATGGACACGGCATGGACACCGAGACGCGCGGGAAGATCTTCGAGCCGTTCTTCTCCACCAAGGCGGCGAGTCGGACGGGCACGGGGCTCGGCCTCGCGAGCGTCGCTGCGCTCGTGGCCGAGGTCCGGGGCGCGGTCGAGGTCGACTCCGAGCCCGGCCGGGGGACGCGGCTGAGTCTCTTCCTCCCGCTCATGGCCCGCGCGCCTCGCACCAACAAGTCCACGCACGAGCGGCACGACCTCGCGGCCCGCGTCACGGGGCTGTCGATCTGGGTGGCGGAGGACGACGCGGCGCTGCGGCGCGGGCTCGCGCGACTCCTCGGGGCCGTCGGCGCGCGCGTCCGGCAGGTCGACCGCAGCGCGGACCTGGATCCGTCGGGCGTGGACGTCTTGCTCTGCGCGCTCGACCTCGCGGGCGGCGGCGGCGTGGCGTTCGCGCAGCAGTTGCTGTCGCGGAAGCCGACGCTGCGCGTGGTCTTCCTGTCCGGCCAGGCGGTCGAGCGCGCCATCGCCGGCGTCCGCGTGCTCCCGAAGCCCTGCTCGCGCGAGAGCTTGCTCGAGGCGGTGGTGGGCGAGGCCGTCCGCTCGACGGCGCGTACCGGCTGA
- a CDS encoding AgmX/PglI C-terminal domain-containing protein, translating into MAPSFRQQWPVLVVAVLALLGWADLRARVVALEEAEVTPAPAPEPQPSQEECPMTGTLPQAAVRGVVGRNGRDVFGCYESHGEGRGTLDLTLRVDREGVVQRVMAAGTLATQAALAQCAQEAARRWRFPAPEGDGCAEVAVPFLLGATPAE; encoded by the coding sequence ATGGCGCCGAGCTTTCGCCAACAATGGCCGGTCCTGGTGGTCGCGGTGCTGGCGTTGCTCGGCTGGGCCGACCTACGGGCGCGCGTCGTCGCGCTCGAAGAGGCTGAGGTCACGCCCGCTCCGGCCCCCGAGCCTCAGCCGTCGCAGGAGGAGTGCCCCATGACCGGCACGCTACCGCAGGCTGCCGTCCGCGGCGTGGTCGGTCGAAACGGGCGCGACGTCTTCGGCTGCTACGAGTCCCATGGGGAGGGGCGAGGCACACTCGACCTCACGCTGCGCGTCGACCGCGAGGGGGTGGTGCAGCGAGTCATGGCGGCCGGCACCCTCGCGACGCAGGCCGCGCTCGCGCAGTGCGCGCAGGAGGCCGCGCGGCGCTGGCGCTTCCCCGCCCCGGAGGGAGACGGCTGCGCCGAGGTGGCCGTCCCCTTCCTGCTGGGCGCGACGCCCGCCGAGTAG
- a CDS encoding DUF1232 domain-containing protein: MSDNQAKYLDTFPGWLRSLGDDAEKLSELLTEDGFGQDAKEAVAGGLNYLFKSLDLIPDGIDDIGYLDDAFVLRVAADLAARGDAEEVDGEKLRVLGDLANDCDTIKDFLENDYERLESYVKGLRRGAARGRSVSDILDDGEVRDALLSDVRGFANGYEAPAFAREEKNLIKLRAFFDAKLPK, translated from the coding sequence ATGAGCGACAACCAAGCGAAGTACCTCGACACCTTCCCTGGCTGGCTCCGCAGCCTCGGCGACGACGCGGAGAAGCTCTCCGAGCTGCTCACCGAGGACGGTTTCGGACAGGACGCCAAGGAGGCGGTGGCGGGCGGGCTGAACTACCTGTTCAAGTCCCTCGACCTCATCCCCGACGGCATCGATGACATCGGCTACCTCGACGACGCCTTCGTGCTCCGCGTGGCGGCCGATCTCGCGGCCCGCGGCGACGCGGAGGAGGTCGACGGCGAGAAGCTGCGCGTCCTCGGCGACCTCGCCAACGACTGCGACACCATCAAGGACTTCCTCGAGAACGACTACGAGCGGCTCGAGAGCTACGTCAAGGGGCTCCGCCGCGGAGCGGCGCGCGGCCGCTCGGTCAGCGACATCCTCGACGACGGTGAGGTCCGAGACGCGCTCCTGAGCGACGTCCGCGGCTTCGCCAACGGCTACGAGGCGCCCGCGTTCGCGCGCGAAGAGAAGAACCTGATCAAGCTCCGCGCCTTCTTCGACGCGAAGCTCCCCAAGTGA